In Ignavibacteriales bacterium, the following are encoded in one genomic region:
- a CDS encoding T9SS type A sorting domain-containing protein codes for MKKLTKILFTIVILFSACHLNSQTQYKWFPLLNSPYNIARSEDIFFIDPNTGWIARSIDSNNIQLPNIYKTTDAGNSWVNLSDTNIGYPRCIGFANAQTGWIGTYLVFRDTIGIYKTTDGGESWFPQLIGSVADSFGVCGMKVLDENHVFACGRWYAPAKFYKTTNGGENWTVKDMSAYATRLIDCYFITPDSGFIVGGLGTYSAGRGVVLFTSDGGENWVTRITTANTGQWGWKISFPSSDTGYVSLEKSSGVGGFSYFLKSTNGGENWQELKFNNAPLDEEGMGFVNGNTGWIGGWWMYTYKSTNGGFSWQQDPWGYNVNRFRFFSDTLGYAVGQRVYKYMRDTTIGISTISTEIPTRPDLSQNFPNPFNPSTTIRFQVLDYEDTKLSVFDALGREVAVLVNEKLYPGYYEYKFDAAGLHSGVYFYKIETLRYTETKKMILLK; via the coding sequence ATGAAAAAGTTAACCAAAATTCTATTCACAATTGTAATTTTATTTTCTGCCTGCCATTTGAATTCACAAACCCAATACAAATGGTTTCCACTTTTGAATTCACCATATAATATTGCCCGATCCGAAGATATTTTCTTTATTGATCCAAATACGGGATGGATCGCAAGGTCGATAGATTCTAATAATATACAACTACCCAACATTTATAAAACTACTGATGCAGGTAATTCATGGGTCAACTTATCAGATACCAATATAGGATACCCAAGATGTATCGGTTTTGCAAATGCCCAGACAGGCTGGATTGGAACTTACCTTGTTTTCCGGGATACGATAGGGATCTATAAAACCACTGATGGTGGGGAAAGCTGGTTTCCACAGCTTATTGGAAGCGTAGCAGATTCGTTTGGTGTTTGCGGAATGAAGGTTCTCGATGAAAATCACGTCTTTGCATGCGGGAGGTGGTACGCCCCGGCAAAATTTTATAAAACGACTAACGGAGGTGAGAACTGGACAGTGAAAGATATGTCTGCATACGCAACAAGGTTAATTGACTGCTACTTCATTACTCCTGATTCCGGCTTTATTGTAGGAGGGTTAGGAACATATTCCGCTGGAAGAGGAGTTGTTCTATTCACTTCCGATGGAGGAGAAAACTGGGTTACAAGAATAACAACTGCCAACACAGGACAATGGGGATGGAAGATCTCATTCCCCTCGAGTGATACCGGTTATGTCTCCCTGGAAAAATCCAGCGGTGTTGGAGGATTTTCTTATTTTCTAAAATCCACAAACGGAGGTGAGAACTGGCAAGAATTAAAATTCAATAATGCTCCCCTCGATGAAGAAGGAATGGGATTTGTAAACGGAAATACAGGCTGGATAGGAGGATGGTGGATGTACACTTACAAATCTACAAACGGGGGTTTTTCCTGGCAACAGGATCCCTGGGGGTATAATGTGAATCGTTTCAGATTTTTCAGTGATACACTTGGATATGCTGTAGGACAGCGCGTTTATAAATATATGCGAGACACTACAATTGGCATATCAACGATTTCAACTGAAATACCAACTAGACCCGATTTGAGTCAAAACTTTCCCAACCCATTCAATCCATCAACAACAATACGATTCCAGGTTCTGGATTATGAGGATACAAAGCTTTCCGTATTTGATGCACTGGGTAGAGAGGTAGCCGTGCTTGTTAATGAAAAGTTATATCCGGGATATTATGAATATAAATTCGACGCAGCCGGGTTACACAGTGGTGTTTATTTCTATAAAATAGAAACCTTACGTTACACCGAAACAAAGAAAATGATCTTGCTTAAATAG
- the accD gene encoding acetyl-CoA carboxylase, carboxyltransferase subunit beta, with translation MAWFKRSKENISTDSPKKDVPGGQWVKCPECNELMHKKQWEANYYVCLKCDHHFRIGSEEYFGFLLDDKSYREMDKKMISTDPLGFTDTKKYKDRIKSSIESTNLYDAVRTGTGKINGRDVVIGCMDFKFIGGSMGSVVGEKLSRAVDKAIKTRNPLIIVSASSGARMMEGALSLMQMAKISSRLAKLAEEKIPYISVMVDPTTGGVTASYAMLGDVNIAEPGALIGFAGPRVIKQATGKDLPKGFQRSEFLLTHGFVDLIVERKDLKQKLDQILNLILN, from the coding sequence ATGGCGTGGTTTAAAAGATCTAAGGAGAATATATCCACCGATTCCCCTAAAAAGGATGTACCGGGCGGTCAGTGGGTCAAATGCCCCGAATGTAACGAACTCATGCACAAAAAGCAGTGGGAAGCGAATTATTACGTCTGCCTAAAATGCGACCACCATTTCCGAATAGGCAGTGAAGAGTATTTTGGTTTTCTGCTCGATGATAAATCCTACAGAGAGATGGACAAGAAAATGATTTCGACTGACCCACTTGGCTTTACGGATACTAAGAAGTATAAGGACAGGATCAAATCATCTATTGAATCAACCAACCTTTACGATGCAGTAAGGACCGGAACAGGAAAGATCAACGGAAGAGACGTTGTAATAGGGTGTATGGATTTCAAGTTCATCGGTGGAAGTATGGGAAGCGTGGTAGGAGAAAAACTCAGCAGGGCGGTTGATAAAGCTATCAAAACAAGAAATCCTTTAATTATAGTTTCTGCAAGCAGTGGTGCTCGAATGATGGAGGGCGCGCTGTCATTAATGCAGATGGCAAAGATAAGTTCACGGCTCGCAAAGCTGGCTGAGGAAAAGATACCTTATATTTCGGTAATGGTTGATCCGACGACGGGTGGTGTTACTGCTTCGTATGCTATGCTTGGCGATGTTAATATTGCCGAGCCGGGAGCGCTGATAGGATTTGCCGGACCTCGCGTTATTAAACAGGCAACGGGTAAAGATCTTCCGAAGGGTTTTCAGAGGTCAGAATTTTTATTGACGCACGGGTTTGTTGATCTGATAGTAGAGAGAAAAGATCTTAAGCAAAAACTCGATCAGATATTAAACCTTATATTAAATTGA
- the tsaE gene encoding tRNA (adenosine(37)-N6)-threonylcarbamoyltransferase complex ATPase subunit type 1 TsaE produces the protein MTKILSGSAEETTALGKEFATQLKAGEIIGLKGELGSGKTQFVKGICSYYGIEDDVNSPTFIIANQYEGSDPVTGGKQLINHLDLYRLNKAVEIDSLGMDNYFDGKSITLIEWSELMEDYLGRELRTVRFEHGEDEEKRFITLPE, from the coding sequence GTGACAAAGATATTATCTGGAAGTGCGGAGGAGACAACAGCTCTCGGGAAGGAATTTGCGACACAATTAAAAGCAGGTGAGATAATCGGTTTGAAAGGTGAGCTTGGAAGCGGAAAGACTCAGTTCGTAAAAGGAATATGCAGTTATTATGGGATCGAAGATGATGTTAACAGTCCTACGTTCATAATTGCGAATCAATACGAAGGGTCTGACCCGGTGACAGGCGGGAAACAATTAATTAATCATCTCGATCTTTACAGGCTTAATAAGGCAGTTGAGATAGATTCGCTGGGAATGGATAATTATTTCGATGGTAAAAGTATTACCTTAATAGAGTGGAGTGAGCTGATGGAAGATTATCTTGGCAGGGAATTACGGACAGTGAGATTCGAACACGGAGAGGATGAAGAGAAAAGGTTTATCACACTTCCCGAATAA
- a CDS encoding response regulator, whose product MANTKILWVDDEIDLLKSNIMFLKQKGYDVNEATNGEDAIQLIRDNDFDLVFMDEMMPGMGGLETLVEVKDMKPSLPVVMVTKNETESLMEDAIGNKISDYLIKPVNPNQLLLVCKKVLESKRIKGDQISRDYIQEFNKISSALFDNPNWKEWIDLYTKMSNWEIDVSEHRELGLMQTLSDQKRECNVEFSKFIEKNYVDWVNAEKDDDVPTLSHQIMDKYVFPELDKHKSVFLFVVDCMRLDQWLVMEPFLNPYFKMSKEYYYSMLPTATPYSRNAIFAGLFPSDIEKHYPELWQGKDDDENSKNVHEKELLSLLLQRRRIKLRNDLRYTKIMDSDFSRGIENKIISFTESHLNAVVINFLDMIVHSRSDYAILKEIAPDESAFRSLTASWFEHSSFFGMLRKLAGKPDVKIIITTDHGSIRCLHGVKALGDRDSSPNLRYKYGRNVNADSKHCMHIANPGRYKLPLRNGMVNYIIAKEDYYFVYPTDYHKYLNMYNDTFQHGGISLEEVILPVITLESKS is encoded by the coding sequence ATGGCTAATACAAAAATATTATGGGTAGATGATGAAATAGACCTGCTTAAGTCGAATATTATGTTCCTTAAGCAAAAGGGCTATGACGTCAATGAAGCTACAAACGGCGAGGACGCGATACAGCTGATCCGGGACAACGATTTCGATCTGGTCTTTATGGATGAGATGATGCCCGGTATGGGCGGACTGGAAACACTGGTTGAAGTCAAGGATATGAAACCTTCTCTCCCGGTGGTTATGGTTACGAAGAACGAGACTGAGAGCCTCATGGAAGATGCTATCGGCAATAAAATATCCGATTATCTTATTAAGCCTGTTAATCCTAACCAGCTTCTTCTTGTATGTAAGAAGGTACTCGAATCGAAAAGGATAAAGGGTGACCAGATATCGCGCGATTATATACAGGAGTTCAACAAGATATCATCGGCATTGTTTGACAATCCGAACTGGAAGGAATGGATAGACCTCTATACAAAAATGAGTAACTGGGAGATCGACGTCAGCGAGCACAGAGAGCTTGGTCTTATGCAGACACTTTCGGATCAAAAGAGGGAATGCAATGTTGAGTTTTCAAAGTTTATCGAGAAGAACTATGTCGATTGGGTAAATGCCGAGAAGGATGACGATGTACCGACACTTTCGCACCAGATAATGGACAAGTATGTGTTTCCCGAATTGGATAAACACAAATCGGTCTTTTTGTTTGTTGTAGATTGTATGAGGCTCGATCAGTGGCTGGTGATGGAACCTTTCCTGAATCCGTATTTCAAGATGTCGAAAGAGTATTATTATTCGATGCTACCGACGGCAACGCCTTACAGCAGGAATGCGATCTTTGCGGGGCTGTTCCCATCGGATATAGAAAAACATTACCCGGAGTTGTGGCAGGGAAAAGATGATGACGAGAACAGCAAGAACGTTCACGAGAAGGAGCTTCTCTCCCTGTTATTGCAGAGGAGGAGAATTAAGTTAAGAAACGACCTTCGTTATACCAAGATAATGGACTCGGATTTCAGCAGAGGAATAGAGAATAAGATAATATCATTTACCGAGAGCCATCTTAATGCGGTTGTTATAAACTTCCTTGACATGATTGTTCACTCTAGAAGCGACTACGCAATATTGAAAGAGATAGCGCCGGACGAATCTGCATTCAGGTCGCTGACAGCATCATGGTTCGAGCATTCGTCATTCTTCGGAATGCTGAGGAAGCTTGCAGGAAAGCCCGATGTAAAGATCATCATAACAACAGATCACGGGAGCATCCGTTGCCTGCACGGCGTGAAGGCGCTTGGCGACAGGGATTCATCCCCGAACCTACGTTATAAATATGGCAGGAACGTAAACGCTGACAGCAAGCACTGCATGCACATTGCAAACCCGGGAAGATATAAACTTCCGCTACGAAACGGAATGGTGAATTACATTATTGCTAAGGAAGATTACTATTTTGTTTACCCTACCGATTACCATAAATATTTGAACATGTATAACGATACATTCCAGCACGGAGGAATTTCTCTGGAAGAGGTGATACTTCCCGTAATAACGCTCGAATCGAAGTCGTGA
- the tsaB gene encoding tRNA (adenosine(37)-N6)-threonylcarbamoyltransferase complex dimerization subunit type 1 TsaB, whose product MNILLLDCSSKTAGYGFARDGELILERTIPGTRNADSLMFEIRKDLEAKCIPFKDIDVVSLSNGPGSFTGLRIGSAIAKGICFSTGAKLVEIVTLDIIAGMHKSPNEYAAVIYSGMRTGEFYYAVYTNEGKLMRIGDYASDTLDVILKRTKDIVINEKIDFSENFEDVSKEMNVFDVGSDMIREQLELTMEKIERSEFSDISTSEPFYMQEFKPLVKEKN is encoded by the coding sequence ATGAATATCCTATTACTCGATTGTTCTTCAAAAACTGCGGGCTATGGTTTTGCCCGTGACGGTGAACTAATCCTGGAAAGGACAATACCCGGAACCAGGAATGCAGATTCACTAATGTTTGAAATACGGAAAGACCTCGAAGCAAAATGTATCCCATTTAAAGATATCGATGTCGTGAGCCTTTCTAACGGACCGGGTTCATTCACGGGATTAAGAATAGGTTCAGCTATTGCTAAAGGCATATGTTTTTCAACAGGTGCTAAACTGGTCGAGATAGTAACACTTGATATTATCGCCGGCATGCATAAATCACCTAACGAATACGCTGCTGTTATTTATTCCGGAATGAGGACGGGGGAGTTTTATTACGCGGTTTATACAAACGAAGGTAAATTAATGAGAATTGGTGATTATGCTTCAGATACACTTGATGTAATACTAAAACGAACGAAAGATATAGTCATAAATGAAAAGATTGATTTTAGTGAAAATTTTGAGGATGTTAGTAAAGAAATGAATGTTTTTGATGTTGGAAGTGACATGATACGGGAGCAGTTAGAATTAACTATGGAGAAAATAGAAAGGAGTGAATTTTCCGATATCAGTACATCGGAGCCTTTCTATATGCAGGAATTTAAGCCTCTTGTAAAGGAGAAAAATTAA
- a CDS encoding aspartate 1-decarboxylase — protein sequence MNRFMCKSKVHRATITQAELHYEGSLTLDSALMEEANLLPYEKIQVVNINNGNRFETYVIEGERNSGVICLNGAAARLGMVGDRVILIAYGVFSDEELENYKPKVVFVDEHNRIVKKEPEVIEV from the coding sequence ATGAATAGGTTTATGTGTAAGTCTAAAGTACACAGAGCCACAATTACACAGGCAGAATTGCACTATGAGGGAAGCCTTACGCTTGATTCAGCTCTCATGGAAGAAGCAAATCTCCTGCCTTACGAAAAGATACAGGTAGTAAATATCAATAACGGAAATAGATTTGAAACTTATGTAATAGAAGGCGAGAGGAATTCCGGTGTGATCTGTCTTAATGGGGCGGCGGCAAGGCTCGGCATGGTTGGTGACAGGGTAATACTTATAGCATACGGAGTATTTTCAGATGAAGAACTTGAAAATTACAAGCCTAAGGTTGTGTTTGTGGATGAACATAACAGGATCGTTAAGAAAGAACCTGAGGTCATCGAGGTATAG
- a CDS encoding NTP transferase domain-containing protein has translation MFASRQLATVILAAGKGTRMKNPNKSKVMFELDGKPMIQYVIELALEINSDLVIAVVGYNKQSVIDFIEEEFPDSMGKITFAHQDEQLGTGHAVMQARDILKDFKGDVLILSGDVPLLKPETISEFLEFHYENSNKASMISAYFDDPHGYGRVVRDINMDVTGVVEEKDASEIQKQIKEINSGIYLIDSSELLNALDSLSTDNAQGEYYLTDIFKYLNEKSKKVGAYPVENNIEITGINTIEQLKELEKHLN, from the coding sequence ATGTTTGCTTCCAGACAACTGGCTACAGTAATTCTCGCTGCGGGAAAGGGTACCCGCATGAAGAATCCAAATAAATCCAAAGTCATGTTTGAACTCGACGGCAAACCTATGATTCAATACGTCATAGAGCTTGCTCTTGAGATCAATTCCGATCTTGTTATAGCCGTAGTAGGTTATAACAAGCAGTCCGTTATCGATTTTATCGAGGAGGAATTTCCGGATAGCATGGGTAAGATCACATTTGCGCACCAGGATGAACAACTTGGGACAGGCCATGCCGTTATGCAGGCAAGGGACATCCTTAAGGATTTTAAAGGCGACGTGCTTATTCTTTCCGGGGATGTGCCCCTTTTGAAACCGGAGACAATATCAGAATTTCTTGAATTTCACTATGAGAATAGCAACAAGGCGAGCATGATATCGGCATATTTCGACGACCCCCACGGTTACGGCAGAGTAGTAAGAGATATTAATATGGATGTAACAGGTGTTGTGGAAGAAAAAGATGCCTCAGAAATTCAGAAACAGATAAAAGAGATAAATTCAGGTATATATCTCATTGACTCAAGTGAACTGCTGAATGCTCTGGATAGTTTGAGTACCGATAATGCACAGGGTGAGTATTACCTTACCGACATCTTCAAATATCTGAATGAGAAGTCTAAAAAAGTCGGGGCGTATCCTGTAGAAAATAATATAGAAATTACCGGTATTAACACCATCGAGCAGTTAAAAGAACTAGAAAAACATCTCAATTAA
- a CDS encoding enoyl-CoA hydratase/isomerase family protein, producing MSEKYKSFIKSDPGFKNIIYDKTGYKATITINREEKLNCVNLETIQEMITAFKDSAWDDDIAVVVLTGAGKRAFSTGADLQEQEEYFLGNPTDYYKWMAEFIALHELMRNLGKPTIARLNGLVVGGGNELNISCDLAIAAEHAELGQVGAARGSVAAAGATQFLPLIVGDRRAREILFLCERVSAQKALEWGWINQVVPYEKLDEAVDIMAEKLFNKLPECLRYTKQQLNFWRDLSWHTTIGHARDWLSLHNVSEEVREGIKAFNNKEEIDYKKIRESKKKRS from the coding sequence ATGTCAGAAAAATACAAATCCTTTATCAAAAGCGATCCGGGTTTTAAAAACATCATATATGACAAAACAGGATACAAAGCTACCATTACTATAAACAGAGAGGAAAAACTCAATTGCGTGAACCTGGAAACCATACAGGAAATGATAACCGCGTTCAAGGATTCTGCCTGGGATGATGATATTGCGGTGGTTGTCTTAACCGGTGCTGGTAAACGTGCATTTTCAACCGGCGCGGATCTGCAGGAGCAGGAGGAGTATTTTCTGGGTAACCCGACCGACTATTATAAATGGATGGCGGAGTTTATCGCGCTTCACGAGCTTATGCGCAATCTCGGCAAACCTACTATTGCCCGGCTTAACGGGCTCGTTGTCGGTGGAGGTAATGAGCTAAATATCAGCTGTGACCTTGCTATCGCGGCGGAACATGCCGAGCTGGGGCAGGTTGGCGCTGCACGGGGAAGCGTTGCGGCAGCGGGAGCTACACAGTTCCTTCCTTTGATCGTGGGCGACAGGCGTGCGAGGGAAATTCTCTTTCTGTGTGAACGTGTCTCAGCTCAGAAGGCTTTGGAATGGGGCTGGATAAATCAGGTAGTTCCTTATGAAAAGCTGGATGAAGCCGTCGACATTATGGCTGAAAAGCTTTTCAACAAACTTCCCGAATGTCTCAGATATACCAAACAGCAATTAAACTTCTGGCGGGATCTTTCATGGCATACAACCATAGGGCATGCGCGCGACTGGCTCTCACTGCATAATGTTTCAGAAGAAGTAAGAGAGGGTATAAAGGCATTTAACAACAAAGAAGAGATAGATTATAAAAAGATAAGGGAGTCTAAAAAGAAGAGAAGTTAG
- the glmM gene encoding phosphoglucosamine mutase → MPPIIASVSGVRGIVGDSLTPENIVKYTSAFAEYCRKTGKSNKIIVGRDGRLHGDVVQSVVVSVLRMSGFDAVDIGIAPTPTVQIATEDSKAAGGISITASHNPQIWNGLKFLNPDGTFLDVKQVGKFLAIAERGNFKYADIDNVGSLKHEKGWTDRHIAKVLKLKLLNSKKIAKRKLKIVVDAVNASGSEIVPKLLRKLGCSVIPLYCDGSGIFPHMPEPLPNNLKALCKAVKSNKADLGISVDPDADRLVLITDKGKPYGEENTIATVVNYVLKNSPKSKQSVTVNLSTTRAVEDVAMRYGAKVYRSPVGEINVVKKMQSNGSVAGGEGSGGVILPALHYGRDAMVGIALVLSEFADHKGKVSDYKKKELPQYHITKDKMENVKDPDGILKKVVEKYKKEDCRITLTDGVKLDFPGYWIHLRKSNTEPIIRIITEAPTEKEAEGIQSRFLLMLKKI, encoded by the coding sequence GTGCCTCCAATAATAGCATCGGTATCGGGAGTTAGGGGAATAGTTGGCGACAGTCTCACTCCCGAAAACATAGTTAAATACACATCTGCTTTTGCAGAGTATTGCCGAAAGACCGGTAAATCAAATAAGATCATTGTAGGAAGAGACGGGAGACTGCATGGTGACGTGGTTCAGTCTGTAGTTGTGTCCGTCCTCCGTATGAGTGGTTTCGATGCAGTTGATATCGGTATAGCCCCAACTCCAACTGTACAGATCGCTACAGAAGATTCAAAAGCCGCCGGAGGTATCTCTATCACAGCTTCTCATAATCCCCAGATATGGAACGGATTAAAATTTCTCAACCCGGACGGTACTTTTCTTGATGTGAAACAGGTGGGTAAATTTCTCGCCATTGCGGAGAGAGGGAATTTCAAATATGCCGACATAGATAATGTAGGGTCGCTGAAACACGAAAAGGGATGGACTGACAGGCATATTGCAAAAGTTCTTAAGCTAAAGCTTTTGAACTCGAAAAAGATTGCGAAGCGGAAATTAAAGATTGTTGTTGATGCGGTCAACGCATCGGGTTCAGAGATAGTGCCGAAGTTACTGCGCAAGCTAGGATGTAGTGTAATTCCATTGTATTGCGACGGAAGCGGGATATTTCCTCATATGCCGGAGCCACTTCCAAATAATTTGAAGGCACTCTGCAAGGCTGTTAAGTCTAATAAGGCAGACCTTGGTATTTCGGTTGATCCGGATGCCGATAGGCTCGTACTCATAACTGATAAAGGCAAGCCGTATGGCGAAGAGAATACCATTGCGACGGTCGTAAATTATGTTTTAAAGAATTCACCGAAATCAAAGCAAAGTGTTACAGTAAATCTTTCTACTACAAGGGCGGTGGAAGACGTTGCCATGCGGTACGGTGCTAAGGTGTATCGAAGTCCGGTCGGCGAGATAAACGTTGTAAAGAAAATGCAGAGCAACGGTTCCGTGGCGGGCGGAGAGGGAAGCGGAGGAGTGATCCTCCCGGCGCTACACTATGGCAGGGATGCAATGGTCGGGATTGCGCTGGTATTATCTGAATTTGCAGACCACAAAGGAAAGGTTAGCGATTATAAAAAGAAGGAACTCCCGCAGTACCATATTACAAAGGACAAGATGGAAAATGTCAAAGACCCCGATGGAATACTCAAAAAAGTTGTGGAAAAATACAAGAAAGAGGACTGTAGAATAACATTAACCGACGGTGTGAAGCTTGATTTTCCCGGTTACTGGATACATTTAAGGAAATCTAATACTGAACCAATAATAAGAATAATCACTGAAGCTCCAACGGAGAAAGAGGCGGAAGGTATTCAATCGCGTTTCCTTTTAATGTTAAAGAAAATATAA
- a CDS encoding pantoate--beta-alanine ligase, giving the protein MKVINDVKSMQEISEFQRCKGRSIGFVPTMGYLHKGHVSLIERARHENDVVVVSIYVNPTQFLKGEDLDKYPRDFERDYVMCEKSGADYVFFPGNEEMYTKKHHTSVVVTTISEKLEGKFRPGHFIGVATVVLKLFNITKPHKAYFGQKDAQQVLVIKRMAEDMNTGVNIVVCDTIREESGLAMSSRNSYLDSRQKAEAAEISDALREAKNLILGGKARNSKEIVEYITRYLSTQAPLSSIQYIAVTDNDELDDIESFSGYKGEILISLAVKFGNTRLIDNILFTKN; this is encoded by the coding sequence TTGAAGGTTATTAACGACGTAAAATCCATGCAGGAGATCTCGGAGTTTCAGAGATGCAAAGGCAGGTCGATCGGTTTTGTTCCTACTATGGGATATCTGCATAAGGGTCACGTTTCATTGATAGAGCGCGCAAGGCATGAGAATGATGTCGTTGTAGTGAGCATATATGTAAACCCAACACAGTTTTTGAAAGGGGAGGACCTCGATAAATATCCGCGTGACTTCGAGCGCGATTATGTGATGTGTGAAAAATCCGGAGCGGATTATGTGTTCTTTCCGGGCAATGAAGAAATGTATACAAAGAAACATCACACGAGCGTTGTTGTTACAACGATATCCGAGAAGCTTGAAGGGAAGTTCCGCCCCGGGCATTTTATTGGAGTAGCTACTGTTGTATTAAAGCTCTTTAACATCACAAAACCACATAAAGCATATTTTGGACAGAAAGATGCCCAACAGGTGCTGGTAATAAAGAGAATGGCCGAAGATATGAATACCGGCGTAAATATAGTTGTTTGCGACACTATCAGGGAAGAGAGCGGTCTTGCAATGAGCTCAAGAAATTCTTATCTTGATTCCAGACAAAAAGCGGAAGCGGCAGAAATAAGTGATGCTTTGCGAGAGGCAAAAAACCTCATTCTCGGCGGAAAAGCAAGAAATTCGAAGGAAATTGTTGAGTATATTACACGATATTTGAGTACACAGGCTCCGCTTAGTTCGATTCAATACATTGCGGTTACGGATAATGATGAACTGGACGATATTGAGAGTTTTAGTGGTTATAAAGGAGAGATACTTATCTCGTTGGCAGTAAAATTTGGCAATACCAGATTGATAGATAATATACTATTTACTAAAAATTAA